From Desulfurispira natronophila, a single genomic window includes:
- a CDS encoding 3-isopropylmalate dehydratase large subunit, with protein MGKTIAQKIFDSHLRDEPFPGTKVLDLDQVFCHEITTPIAIDDLVRLGKDRVFDATKVKAVIDHVTPAKDSKTAQQGKILRDWARRHDIQDFFDVGRNGVCHAIFPEKGFVRPGYTIIMGDSHTCTHGAFGAFAAGVGTTDLEVGILKGVCAFREPNTLRINVDGKLPKGVYAKDVILHIIGQISVNGATDMVIEFGGSVVEGFSMESRMTLCNMAVEAGATSGICAPDMVTVEYLWDFIKDEYSSKDAALKAFSAWQPDADADYSKVIDVDASQLEPLCTYGYKPDCVKPVREMEGERVDQVYIGSCTNGRIEDLREAAKVLRGHTIADHVRGILSPATPDIFKQANREGLIDIFLEAGYCVTNPTCGACLGMSNGVLADGEICASTTNRNFNGRMGKGGVVHLMSPASAAAASIKGAIADPRQYMQ; from the coding sequence ATGGGAAAAACCATAGCCCAGAAAATCTTTGACTCCCACCTGCGAGATGAGCCTTTTCCCGGCACCAAGGTGCTGGATCTCGACCAGGTATTTTGCCACGAAATCACCACTCCAATTGCCATTGATGATCTGGTCCGTCTTGGAAAAGATCGGGTATTTGATGCAACCAAGGTCAAAGCGGTTATCGATCACGTAACTCCCGCCAAGGACTCTAAAACAGCACAACAAGGCAAAATCCTGCGGGATTGGGCCCGTCGCCACGACATACAGGATTTTTTTGATGTTGGTCGCAACGGTGTGTGTCACGCCATTTTTCCCGAGAAGGGTTTTGTTCGGCCAGGCTATACGATCATTATGGGTGACTCTCACACCTGTACCCACGGAGCCTTCGGTGCCTTTGCCGCCGGGGTGGGCACGACGGATCTGGAAGTAGGCATCCTCAAGGGAGTCTGTGCCTTCCGCGAGCCCAATACCCTGCGAATCAATGTCGATGGCAAATTGCCCAAAGGGGTGTATGCCAAGGATGTCATTTTGCATATCATAGGTCAGATTTCTGTTAACGGCGCCACAGACATGGTGATAGAGTTTGGCGGCAGCGTAGTGGAAGGCTTCTCCATGGAGTCGCGCATGACCTTGTGCAATATGGCAGTTGAGGCCGGTGCTACTAGCGGTATCTGCGCTCCTGATATGGTTACCGTGGAATATCTGTGGGATTTTATCAAAGATGAGTACTCCAGCAAAGATGCCGCCTTGAAGGCATTTTCTGCCTGGCAGCCTGATGCTGATGCCGACTACAGCAAAGTTATTGACGTTGATGCCAGTCAACTAGAACCCCTTTGCACCTATGGCTATAAACCTGACTGCGTTAAGCCAGTACGCGAAATGGAAGGTGAGCGTGTTGACCAGGTCTATATTGGCTCCTGCACCAATGGACGTATTGAGGATCTGCGGGAGGCGGCCAAGGTTCTGAGAGGTCACACGATTGCCGATCATGTACGAGGCATACTCTCACCTGCCACTCCTGATATTTTCAAGCAGGCCAACCGTGAAGGTCTTATCGATATCTTTCTTGAGGCAGGTTACTGCGTCACCAATCCCACTTGCGGTGCCTGTTTAGGCATGAGTAATGGTGTGCTGGCTGATGGTGAGATCTGTGCCTCCACCACGAATCGCAACTTCAATGGTCGCATGGGTAAAGGCGGTGTGGTGCACTTGATGAGCCCGGCCTCCGCAGCAGCGGCTTCCATAAAAGGCGCTATCGCTGACCCGCGCCAATATATGCAATAG
- a CDS encoding 3-isopropylmalate dehydratase small subunit → MKSFGGPALFLDRDDINTDEIIPAKYLTELTKDALQPYLLEDLKLEGFDPHGPLLKQARVIVTRNNFGCGSSREHAPWALEVNDITLVVAASYARIFRQNMFNCGMMAVELSPQQIDEIFTQFSTAADTEIQVDLDTKKLMVKGGGQEKSFSFNLNQFDEALVRAGGWVAFADEKY, encoded by the coding sequence ATGAAATCATTCGGAGGACCCGCTCTATTTCTCGACAGGGACGATATCAATACCGACGAAATTATCCCCGCCAAATACCTGACGGAACTGACCAAAGATGCCTTGCAGCCTTATTTGCTGGAGGATTTGAAACTGGAGGGTTTTGACCCTCACGGGCCATTACTCAAGCAGGCCCGTGTCATTGTGACGCGCAATAATTTTGGCTGCGGCTCCAGCCGCGAGCACGCTCCTTGGGCCCTGGAGGTCAATGATATAACATTGGTGGTTGCTGCGAGCTATGCCCGTATTTTCCGCCAGAATATGTTTAACTGTGGCATGATGGCCGTAGAGCTTTCTCCGCAGCAAATAGACGAGATTTTCACCCAGTTCAGCACGGCTGCCGATACGGAGATCCAGGTAGACCTGGACACCAAGAAATTGATGGTCAAAGGTGGTGGCCAGGAGAAAAGTTTTAGCTTTAACCTCAATCAATTCGATGAGGCCTTGGTACGCGCTGGTGGCTGGGTTGCTTTTGCTGACGAAAAATACTAG
- a CDS encoding ABC-F family ATP-binding cassette domain-containing protein has translation MVLEVTEIQKSYGNRDLFRDCSFRLQAGDKAFLVGINGSGKTTLLRMITGELEPDQGEVHHRGTLGYLDQRLEEHSTTIYDTVQDAFAWLMETEKELIGAQELLAQEEVYRNPDRMQRTMERIERLEHTFRIYGGYKLEAVTRSVLHAMGFGPEDYQRDPATLSGGQKSRLSLARLIAQSPDVMVLDEPTNHLDLVNIQWLENFLRQYPKTVLTVTHDRTLMHSLANRILELDSGRIYCYPGTYRRYLEQRENRYKDIRRSNQAYKDKVAKEEAFIRQQHSWGNHIQAKSRQKQLEKFQQSQDLVEVDQTQPFSARFTPEFFPAAQTVMRASGIRKSYSDNQVLRRVSLEIASGERVGIIGPNGSGKSTLLRILAGVETPDQGTVELANLVRVSFFSQEHRELNSQLNLIAQLREIRPTATDYELRSLLGKYQFSGEDHLKSVSVLSGGELSRLSFACLELDCGNLLLLDEPTNHLDMDGIDAIIDAINHYQGTVVAISHDRHFLEVVCQRLLLINEGQLESFAGSYTQYQAHLSAQREEHKNQERQQAPPVVEKRFKVDRYKVERAEADIAYWERCIEELEAEVTRHADDHEKLVELGRQMDRAHAELEASYERWGEAQGEK, from the coding sequence ATGGTATTGGAAGTCACTGAAATACAAAAATCCTATGGCAATCGCGATCTCTTTCGCGATTGCTCTTTTCGTCTGCAGGCCGGTGACAAGGCTTTTTTGGTTGGTATAAACGGTTCTGGCAAGACTACATTGCTGCGGATGATTACTGGTGAGCTTGAGCCTGACCAGGGGGAAGTACACCATCGCGGTACTCTGGGCTACCTTGATCAGCGCCTTGAAGAGCACAGCACTACCATTTACGATACGGTACAGGATGCTTTTGCCTGGCTGATGGAGACGGAAAAGGAGCTTATTGGAGCCCAGGAGCTTTTGGCACAGGAAGAGGTTTACCGTAACCCTGATCGCATGCAACGAACCATGGAGCGCATAGAGCGGCTTGAGCATACTTTTCGGATTTATGGCGGCTATAAACTTGAGGCCGTTACCCGCAGCGTGCTGCATGCCATGGGTTTTGGGCCTGAAGACTACCAGCGAGACCCCGCTACCCTTTCAGGCGGGCAAAAGAGTCGCCTGAGCCTGGCTCGCCTTATAGCCCAGTCCCCGGATGTCATGGTTCTGGACGAACCAACCAACCACCTGGATCTTGTTAATATACAATGGCTGGAAAATTTCCTGCGCCAATATCCCAAAACGGTTCTTACCGTCACTCACGACCGCACTCTGATGCACTCCCTGGCCAACCGCATCCTGGAGCTGGATAGCGGTCGAATCTATTGCTACCCTGGCACTTATCGCCGCTACCTTGAGCAGCGGGAAAATCGTTACAAGGATATTCGACGTTCCAACCAAGCTTACAAAGACAAGGTTGCCAAGGAAGAGGCCTTTATTCGGCAGCAGCACTCTTGGGGAAATCACATTCAGGCCAAGTCACGACAGAAGCAGCTGGAAAAGTTTCAGCAGAGTCAGGATCTGGTTGAAGTTGACCAGACCCAGCCCTTTAGCGCCCGATTCACTCCGGAGTTTTTCCCTGCTGCCCAGACGGTTATGAGGGCCAGTGGTATTCGCAAATCCTACAGTGATAACCAGGTTTTGCGTAGGGTAAGCCTGGAAATAGCGAGTGGCGAGCGGGTCGGTATCATCGGTCCAAACGGCAGTGGCAAGTCCACGCTGCTGCGGATACTGGCGGGAGTTGAGACTCCCGATCAAGGGACTGTAGAGCTGGCTAACTTGGTGCGTGTAAGCTTTTTTTCTCAGGAGCACCGGGAGTTAAACTCTCAGTTGAATCTGATCGCCCAACTGCGTGAAATTCGCCCTACTGCCACCGACTACGAACTGCGATCCTTGCTGGGGAAGTATCAATTCAGCGGCGAAGATCACCTGAAATCTGTGTCTGTGTTAAGCGGCGGTGAACTTTCCCGGCTTAGTTTTGCTTGTCTTGAGCTGGACTGCGGCAATCTTCTTCTGCTGGATGAACCTACCAATCACCTTGACATGGATGGAATTGACGCCATTATTGACGCCATTAACCACTACCAGGGTACGGTAGTAGCCATATCCCACGACCGTCATTTCCTGGAGGTTGTGTGCCAGCGACTTTTGCTTATCAATGAGGGTCAGTTGGAAAGTTTTGCCGGAAGCTATACCCAGTACCAAGCGCACCTGAGTGCTCAGCGTGAAGAGCACAAAAATCAGGAGCGCCAGCAAGCGCCACCAGTAGTAGAAAAACGCTTTAAAGTAGATCGCTACAAGGTGGAGCGAGCTGAAGCGGATATTGCTTATTGGGAACGCTGCATAGAAGAGCTGGAGGCGGAAGTAACGCGGCACGCCGATGACCATGAAAAACTAGTAGAGCTTGGCAGGCAGATGGATAGAGCTCATGCTGAACTAGAAGCCTCCTATGAGCGCTGGGGAGAAGCACAGGGCGAAAAGTAA
- a CDS encoding tetratricopeptide repeat protein, with product MYTIGIMLLMWLSLGAGLYFFMPLWAATILAVIITAVIMYFLGKKFMKRLMIPFEDSQKALQKGNHARAIRILEDARRLRHWQLHLDKQINSQIGVIYYLQKDYETAKKYLNDGIARHWIGVSMLGCIYFREKKLTPMKTVFNRAVRSNPKQAIVWGVYAWCLNEMGEKSEAIEVMRKGLKKNPTAEALEQNLVALQNGKRMKMKSFGESWYQYMLEMPTGPSMSRHQKGFQGRPSAAQLRAAQRAIKRES from the coding sequence ATGTATACTATTGGCATCATGCTACTTATGTGGCTTTCGCTGGGAGCGGGACTCTACTTCTTTATGCCTCTGTGGGCCGCCACTATTTTGGCCGTCATCATTACCGCCGTTATTATGTACTTTCTTGGAAAAAAATTTATGAAGCGGCTGATGATCCCCTTTGAAGATTCTCAAAAGGCCTTGCAAAAAGGAAATCACGCCCGTGCAATCCGGATTCTGGAAGACGCAAGACGACTGCGCCATTGGCAGCTGCATCTGGACAAGCAGATCAACAGCCAAATTGGCGTTATATACTACTTGCAAAAAGACTACGAGACCGCCAAAAAGTACCTGAATGATGGTATAGCCCGCCACTGGATCGGCGTTTCTATGTTGGGCTGTATTTACTTTCGCGAAAAGAAACTCACCCCAATGAAGACAGTATTTAATCGTGCGGTACGCAGCAACCCAAAACAGGCTATTGTTTGGGGTGTTTACGCATGGTGCCTCAATGAAATGGGAGAGAAGTCAGAAGCAATTGAAGTCATGCGCAAAGGACTGAAGAAAAATCCTACTGCGGAGGCTCTGGAGCAAAACCTGGTGGCCTTGCAAAATGGCAAACGCATGAAAATGAAATCCTTTGGCGAGTCTTGGTACCAGTATATGCTGGAAATGCCTACCGGGCCCTCGATGTCTCGTCACCAGAAAGGTTTCCAGGGACGTCCATCAGCTGCTCAGCTGCGGGCCGCTCAGCGAGCCATCAAGCGGGAGTCTTGA